The Bacteroidia bacterium genomic interval TTCGGCTCCTGTCGCCAGCACCAATTCATCCCCTGTTTGCAATTTGATATTACCGATCTTACCTGAGAGCTTTTCATCCCCCCGGCTCACCGCAACGACAACAGCATCAAATTTGGTTCGGAAATTAGCGTCTTTGATTCGCCTACCCAGCAAAGGGCTTGTATGTCTGACAACTACTTCCTGCAAGTTAGAATCCAGAATCTCTTCTGTCCCTTTCTCCTGTATCTCCAGACCCGGGAACTTGCGCAGTTCCTGTATTTTGCTCACCGCTCCGGTAAATACCAGGATATCTCCTTCTCGCAGAATTTGATTGGGCTCAACAGGCGAAATCAGACGATTATCTCTGATGATCTCTGCAAGAAAGAGATGGTCCATATTCCGCAGGCCATTCTCTGTAATACTTTTACCGATGATTGATGCTCCTGCCCTGACTTCCGCTTCCAAAAAGTAGGAAACGGTATCCTCGTCCTCTTCCCAACCTTGACGAGGCAAGAGATGCGGCAATACCAACACAACATAAAGCAAACCGATCAAAGCGATAGGCGCCCCGACATAGAAAAAATCAAAAAAGCCTATAGGTTCTAAGCCTGCCTTAATGGTAAAGCTGTTTACAATCAGGTTGGTGGATGTGCCGATCAGGGTCAATACGCCTCCCATGATGGCAGAATAGGAAAGCGGGATCAACAGCCGAGAAGGGGCAAACTTATGCGGATTGTTCTTAACCGTTCCCATCAAGGTTGCCACAATAGCTGTGTTATTTAGTATACCCGAAAAGAGCATAGTAAAAAACGACAAACGAAAGAGAGATCCGTGGAAAGATTTCTTTTTAAATATCTGTTTCGAAAGAAAGAGAATGAGATTACTTTTCTCTACTGCAACCGATACATGCAAAAGGAGTAAAAGCGTAATCAGGGTTTCATTGGCATAATAGGTCAGCAATTCCTGAACCTCTATCATGCCTGCAAAGGAAAAGATGAGGGCTGCAGAAACAAATAATAAAGCAGGGTGAAGCTTGCTTTTTATCAAAAGCAATATTAGCAAGACCAGTATGGCTGCAATAAATATTTGTTCCATAAATCGCTACGAAGCTAGCAAATTAGGCGAGAACTGCCCTGACGCTTTGCCTGTATTATTACATCTTCTTTATCTCATACACCGCTAAATCAGGCCTTCATGGCTTCAGAGACCAATCTGTGAAAATGGTGAACCGCTACTTCTTGCTTAGGCGAAAACCGACCTTTATTATACAAACGAGACTTTACGCCCATCTGCACAGACTCTACCACAGCTTCATCTTCCATTTCCGTAAGGTGCAAAAGATCCTGATTCTCTGCATTGAAGAGTTCAGCTTTCCACAAATAAGTTTCAAATCTGATCTCCGTTTTATTCAGTCCTTTGGGATTTATCAGGTTTAAAGATAGCCCCCAGGGATACACATTGAACATAATATTTGGGAAAAACCAGAACCAATAAGCCGCTATCTGCCTCCCTGAATCCGGATGACCAGCGGGTAAATCAAAGGCTCGGTCTTCGCCTTTTGCTACCCCTACTTGCAGACTTCCATGATCAAAGATCTCGTATTCATAATCCGGAAAACTCACGATCTCATTCAAGCCCGGATGGACAAAAGGAATGTGGAAGCCTTCCAGAAAATTATCACAATACAAAGCCCAATGAGCATTGACCTCATAGGTTTGAGAATATTCCGGATAGTAAACAAATTCATCAAAAGGCATAAACCCTACCCGATCCAGCATGGGCTTGAGCCAACTTTCAAAGCTAATAGCCGGATCAATGGCTGTAAAAACCAGCTCTCCCAGAAACTTCAGATCCAATTGAGGAAGGTCATCACTCTTTGCCGGAAAGTTCTTGGCTTCTTTAAATTGAGGCATGGTTTTGAACTTACCATCCAGCCCAAAACGTCTGGCATGATACCGACATCTAATCTCTGAACAAGGCTTTTCCTCATCTACCAAAACAAAACCTCTATGGGTACATACATTGGATAGACATCTCAATTCTCCTTCCTGATCTCGGGAAAGCATCAATGGTTCATCCAGACAATTCTCCAGGAAGTTTAAGGGCCGCACTGTACCAGCAGCCGGCATTTCGCTCTTGCGACCAATACATTGCCAGTTTCGGGTAAAGATTTTCTCCTTACTTTTTTCATATATCTTAGCCTGTGTATAAAAATCGCTACTAAGGGTAAAAGCTTGTGAAATATCTGCCTCAACAGAGAGATCAAATTGATTCATTTGCTATCGGAACATTATGAGTTGATACTATTGCAATCCTTATTCCGAAATGTAAGGGATTTATCACTTCTGTGAAAAAAAAATTGAGGAAGAAATAAAGTGTTTGGGTGTTAGCGTGTTTGGGTAAATCCGTTCTAACACACTAATACTCTAACACCCCAACACATATTTTTCCTCCTGACCCTAAAGCACTTATCCCCATGTGGATAATTTTTTCTAAACCCTGTGGGCATATCCGCGTAAAGCCTCATGTACATAAAATCCTATCTATCGTAAAGACTCTACTTTACACGTACGAAAACCCATTGCTATCGGTAAACCTTTAACATAGGTCCGATTCCCCCCTTCTAACTTCCCCTATCACAGCATAAGCTGATGTCGAACCCGGCGCCAATTTTCGGCGACCTAATCACGCACGCATATTCTTTCACCAGATATAAAGACAAATGCTCTCTTTCCAAAGAAAACAAAATCATAAAGCAGCCTCTGATACTGCAACTCCTCTTGTAAATCTATTCGCTTATATCAGAGATCTGTTTACCACTGTCAAGGGTGGTCTCCGATTTGATGAAGACAAAAATCAATGGTGGGCCCTTGAAGACTTGCTCAATATTACCACAGATAAGGCCGTCATTGATCGGGAACAATTTCACTTTCAGTGGAAAAATGCAGAAAAGCCGCTGCTCATCCTCAAAAGAGGGGAAGCCGATGAAATGGCGGATGCCCCAAAAGAACTCAGAGACTGGATTGAAGTTGTAGAAGAAGGAGGCAAAGCAGTACAGCTCATCAAGAAAGAATCCAAACACAGCAAATTTGAGGAGGTCGCCAGCCGAATGAAGGCATTCAGAGAATTCAAAAAGCAGGTGGATGGTAAAAGTTTGGAAGAAGTCAGTACCCTCACGCTTCCACCAGCCTTAAATCCCTGGATCAGCCTTAGTCAGGAAGACGGTAAAATTTATGTAAATAAAGTGGAAGAAGCGGAGGAAAAATTTGGGGATGATGAACTGAGAAAAGAAATGTTTGCTTCTTATGAAAGGAATTTCAACAAACACCATCAGGGGCAGGCAAATTTCCTCCAGATCAACAACATATATGATGCCCTTCACGACCTATACTTCCAAATGCAAACCAGCCAGGATCGTCAGCTAACGCTGTCATTTGGGCTGGTTTCTGGCAAGATAGGGGGCAAAGAGTATCACAACTTTCTGTTTCACTTACCCCTCACCCTCTCTCTCGAGAAACAGGAACTAATACTGGAAGCGGACACCTTCGCCCATGTAATTACCTGTGAGCAGAACTTCACAGAATTGCTGGAAGCCCATTTTCAGGGAGAAGATTCCGAAAAGACCCACAAGCGCAAGCTCAAGGTTCTGCAGGAAGTCGACAACTTCAATAGAGATAGCCGCGAACTAAATTTCGAAGCTGATTACCTCCGGGGAAGTTTTTATGCATCAGCCATTCGTATTCTCGAAGTCTTCCCAAAAATTGAGGACCTATTCTTTCAGGGGAAAGAACTCAATTACTGCATGCCTGCAGGGAAAATAAGTGAGGAAATTCGCTTTAGTTTTTCCCCCGTTATTCAAACCCGCATGCTCAATACGGGAGCTCATGTCGCAAGAGATGCGGAACGTATCATTTCCAGTATCAATGAATTGGGCGGGAAAGATCAAAACGATCAAATTCCGGATTTCTTCAAAAAACTCTTTAGCCTGAGAAAACCGGGCAATCCTTTACGGATCGCTTATAAGAGTATGGCTAAAGATATGGAAGCTCCACGCATAGTAGAAGATCTTCCGGAAAGATTTCTCTTTCCTTTGGCCTATAATGCCGAACAGCTCAACATCGCTAAACAATTGCTGCGTCAGGATGCCGTAACGGTACAGGGCCCTCCCGGAACCGGAAAGAGCCACACCATCGCCAACCTGACTTCGCATTTTGTTGCCGAGGGTAAATCTATCCTCATTGTTTCCAAAAATGCCAAGGCACTGGAAGTAATTCGTGAAAAACTTCCTCAGGAAATTCGCAACCTTATGGTGGCTTTCCTCAAAGGAAATGAACACCAGGAAATGCTCCGCAGCTCTATCGATGCGGTCAAAGATAACCTTAGCAGGAAATACGAGGAAGGAGAGATCCTCAAGATGGAAAATGACTTAAAGGGACTGGAGGAACAATTTGAAAGCACTCTTTCAGAAGTCAAAAGCCGTATTAGCTCTCAACATGAAGACCTAAGCCTCTGGGATCCATTTATGAAGCAGGAAAGAAAAGCTTCCGCCATAGAGTGGATCGAGGAGTTGGCACGCTTGGGAGAGGTTCAGTATATCAAAGATGAAATTTATCCTTCACAGGAAAGTGGCGATTGGGCGGCCAAGCTAATTCAGGTGCTTGATTTTATCCAGGAAAGCGGGCGTCCGGAAGGAGAACAAATTTTCCCCGAAGAAGAAGTGCTCCCCAGAAGAGAACGTTTGGAAAAAATCTTTGCGGAATTGGCTGAATGGGAAAATCTGTATGATATCAGGATGTATTCCCGCATCAAAGCTGATGCATTGAATGATGACTTGCTAGAAAGACTCAAGGAAGCAAAAACTATCCATACAGCTTTGTGTAGTTATGAAAGTTTGTTATTGCATCCCGCTTTTCAACTCCGCAAATTAAAGCAGGTTCTGGATCAATGTCGTCCGATCTTCCATTATATGTTGGAAGAAGAAAAAGCCTTGCTTCGCTACCAGATCGAATGGGAAGACTTAACAGATCTTGATCCTGATTTGGGCTTGAAAGAGATTCGCAATCTCTTCGAAAAGTATGGAGACTCTGGAAAACTCAATATCCTCAAAAAGAAATTCCTCAACGAAACCCAAAAAGCCTTTTACCTCTGCAAGGTAAATGGCCTGGAAGTAAAAGGGCTGGAACAATTGCTGGTACTGGAAAGGAGCCTTACCCAGGCAGCGCGCATCAAGCAATTGCAAATCCTGATGAATAATTTTGGTCGGGGTGTGGGAATAGAAGTAGAAAAAGACCAGGTTGAAAGTAGCTTTGAGCATTGGGATTCTTTGGAGGTATCCCTCAAGAAATTTGAAGATTTCAATTTGATGCTCCGATCTATAGGAGCGGAGATTCTTTCCAAAGAATCAACAGAAAGACCTGCCCAGATAGAATTCCTGACCAGCCTTTCCGCCTACAAAGGCTACGAGGAGACCAGAAGGGAATGGGAAGAAATCAGTTTAGGCTTGCAAGAGCATAAAGAATTGCATAAAGCCATCAAAGAAAGAGAGCTCGTCCTTTTCGATCAGGAAATCCAAGAACTCAAAGAAGCGAAAGCCTGGGAAGCAGAAAACCTCAGACATGCGGCTCTTCTTGAAGAATTGCGAGAGCTTTTACCCCAAACTTTTGAGTATCTGAGTCAGACCGAAGAGTTGGAACTTTCCGAAGTCCAATTGAATCGGGAAATCCTGGCTCTCAAAATCCAGAAAGTCCTGCAAGGAAGTTTGGAAGCATTGGGTAATCCACGCGAACTTATTGAAGCCTTGAAAAATATTCAAAAGGATATCCAGAAGAAGGTCGTAGAACTGATTGCCTACAAAACCTGGTATCACAAGCAAATTCAGATCAGTGATGAGCAAAAATCGGCCTTAACTGCCTGGAGAAATGATCTGGTAAACATCGGGAAAGGGCATGGAAAAAATGCCGAAAAGAATATGAAGTCAGCAGTCAGCAATATGCGCCTGGCAAGAGAAGTTGTCCCCGTATGGGTCATGCAGCAGGATACTGCGATCAATTTCTTCCAGGATCCCAATCCCGGACAATTTGATGTACTCATCGTAGACGAGGCCAGTCAATGTGATATCAGTATGCTCAACCTCATCTACCGAAGTAAAAAATGCATCATAGTCGGAGATGAAAACCAGACAGCTGTAGCAACTCAGGCTAGGCTTTTCCCCTTGAGCAGAACCAATCAGCTTTTGGATCGCTACCTGATCAATCATCCCTTCAAACAACAATTCAACATCAACAATCGCTCGAGTAGTGTATACAGCCTGAGTGGGGTAATTTATCCCAACATCATCAGCCTGAGAGAGCATTTTCGTTGTCGTCCGGAATTGATCGGCTTTTCCAATAAATATGTATATGACAAGCAAATCATCCCACTAAAAACTTCGACCGATAATCTCTATGGAGCAGCAGCAGAAGTTCATTATATAGAAGATGATCCTAAAAACCCCAAGAAGCCGGCCATTGTCAAGGCTTGTGTTCAATTGATTGGGGGCTTGATCGAAGATGTAGAAGCCGGAAGGCTCCCAAACTTGCCTACACTTGGTATTCTCTGTCTGGACTCTTCTAATGAAGAGCATCGCGACCTCCTCAACAAAGAATTTAACCGCCATCCTCTAATCAAGGCGCATAGAGAAGAATTGAAATTGCTGGTAGGTACTTCCCGCGAGTTTCAGGGAGATGAAAGAGACATCATGATCCTGACTACAACTGCTAGTCATTCCTTTACAGCAGAAGGGAAAATACGCGCTCCTCGTTCGGTTATGGGAGAAGATATGTCACGTATCTACAATGTCGCCAGTTCGAGAGCCAGGGAAAAAGCCATTCTTTTGCACAGCATTCATCCGGAAGCTCTGGCGAAAATGAAGCCCGAATGTTTCCGAAAAAGAATCATTGACTATTTCTCTATTCAGATGATGGAAAACGAGAAAGAAGAAAAAGTGTACCAGGCTTCTGATATGCATGCTTCTTTAGGGGAAATGGGCAGGATGGTATTTGAGAAATTGGCAGAAGAGGGCTTCGGAGAGCATCTGGTTCCCCAATACAAATTAGGACCTTATGAAGTTGATTTGGCTTTGATCAAAGATGGAAAGAAGAAAGCCATCTTCCTCGACCTCATGAAGGGATCAGCAGATAATCTTGATAAGCAGCTGGTATTGGAAAGAGCAGGCTGGGACTGCTATAGACTACAGCCCTTGGAATGGGTGCTTTCCGAAGAGGGAGCTATGGAAAAATTGTCGCAATGGGTAAAGAGCTGATCCTCAACCGAAATAGAATTTTTTTCGTAAGATATAATGAAACGGAAATCTAAACCGTGCAACCCCCACCATCTAGTGGGGGTCTATTCTTTTGTGTAAATTAGCCACCAAAGGATACCAAGGGTGAAAAAGAGATTATTACATATCTGTTTTAGCCTGGTACTCATCTTGTGTACCAGTTTTTCTGTTTTCGCACAAATCGACCCAGCTGAGGCAAAGGACAAAGCCAAAAATGCTGAGGGATTAGAGCGATTGCAGGCCATGATAGATATGTCTGAGCATTACAAGCAATCAAATCCTCGTCAAAGCCTCAGCTATGCCCAGGAAGCCCTTAGATTTGCCCAAACCCTCAAAACCAAAAACATCCTGGAGGCAGAAGGGTTTTTGTATGACCCTCAAACGATCAACGAAAGGAGGGTAGACGCCTTCATTCTGAGTGGATTGGCCTACAAGAGTCAAAAACGCCGTTCTCGGGCTTTGAAAAACCTGAGAGATGGACAAAAGTTGGCTGAATCTATAAATTACCCAGCCGGAGAGAACAGGGTCAAAAGCATCCTTAGCGAGATGAATGCTGCCTCAGGGATCAACAATGTCCTGGACAATGCCATTTCCAAGGTAGAAAAATGGGTAGACGGGAATACCGGAGAAGTAAGTTCTAAAATCAAAAAAGATGCTGCTGCCCGTGGAGCTCA includes:
- a CDS encoding SLC13 family permease — its product is MEQIFIAAILVLLILLLIKSKLHPALLFVSAALIFSFAGMIEVQELLTYYANETLITLLLLLHVSVAVEKSNLILFLSKQIFKKKSFHGSLFRLSFFTMLFSGILNNTAIVATLMGTVKNNPHKFAPSRLLIPLSYSAIMGGVLTLIGTSTNLIVNSFTIKAGLEPIGFFDFFYVGAPIALIGLLYVVLVLPHLLPRQGWEEDEDTVSYFLEAEVRAGASIIGKSITENGLRNMDHLFLAEIIRDNRLISPVEPNQILREGDILVFTGAVSKIQELRKFPGLEIQEKGTEEILDSNLQEVVVRHTSPLLGRRIKDANFRTKFDAVVVAVSRGDEKLSGKIGNIKLQTGDELVLATGAEFYRHENLRRNFSILNPLDPDGIMTSRESWITVGLFLIGLVTAATGLLSLFQAMVLLLLAYLGLGYLKFKQLKNNLNVSLLLMIGSALGISQVISEYGLADLISSGILDFVGMGSPVYALAGIYLATLITTEVITNNAAAALMFPIAIATATLLEVSPIPFIMAIAYAASASFLTPIGYQTNTMVYAVGKYKFGDYFKGGIVLSLLYAVMVITLVPYFFPF
- a CDS encoding AAA domain-containing protein, translating into MLSFQRKQNHKAASDTATPLVNLFAYIRDLFTTVKGGLRFDEDKNQWWALEDLLNITTDKAVIDREQFHFQWKNAEKPLLILKRGEADEMADAPKELRDWIEVVEEGGKAVQLIKKESKHSKFEEVASRMKAFREFKKQVDGKSLEEVSTLTLPPALNPWISLSQEDGKIYVNKVEEAEEKFGDDELRKEMFASYERNFNKHHQGQANFLQINNIYDALHDLYFQMQTSQDRQLTLSFGLVSGKIGGKEYHNFLFHLPLTLSLEKQELILEADTFAHVITCEQNFTELLEAHFQGEDSEKTHKRKLKVLQEVDNFNRDSRELNFEADYLRGSFYASAIRILEVFPKIEDLFFQGKELNYCMPAGKISEEIRFSFSPVIQTRMLNTGAHVARDAERIISSINELGGKDQNDQIPDFFKKLFSLRKPGNPLRIAYKSMAKDMEAPRIVEDLPERFLFPLAYNAEQLNIAKQLLRQDAVTVQGPPGTGKSHTIANLTSHFVAEGKSILIVSKNAKALEVIREKLPQEIRNLMVAFLKGNEHQEMLRSSIDAVKDNLSRKYEEGEILKMENDLKGLEEQFESTLSEVKSRISSQHEDLSLWDPFMKQERKASAIEWIEELARLGEVQYIKDEIYPSQESGDWAAKLIQVLDFIQESGRPEGEQIFPEEEVLPRRERLEKIFAELAEWENLYDIRMYSRIKADALNDDLLERLKEAKTIHTALCSYESLLLHPAFQLRKLKQVLDQCRPIFHYMLEEEKALLRYQIEWEDLTDLDPDLGLKEIRNLFEKYGDSGKLNILKKKFLNETQKAFYLCKVNGLEVKGLEQLLVLERSLTQAARIKQLQILMNNFGRGVGIEVEKDQVESSFEHWDSLEVSLKKFEDFNLMLRSIGAEILSKESTERPAQIEFLTSLSAYKGYEETRREWEEISLGLQEHKELHKAIKERELVLFDQEIQELKEAKAWEAENLRHAALLEELRELLPQTFEYLSQTEELELSEVQLNREILALKIQKVLQGSLEALGNPRELIEALKNIQKDIQKKVVELIAYKTWYHKQIQISDEQKSALTAWRNDLVNIGKGHGKNAEKNMKSAVSNMRLAREVVPVWVMQQDTAINFFQDPNPGQFDVLIVDEASQCDISMLNLIYRSKKCIIVGDENQTAVATQARLFPLSRTNQLLDRYLINHPFKQQFNINNRSSSVYSLSGVIYPNIISLREHFRCRPELIGFSNKYVYDKQIIPLKTSTDNLYGAAAEVHYIEDDPKNPKKPAIVKACVQLIGGLIEDVEAGRLPNLPTLGILCLDSSNEEHRDLLNKEFNRHPLIKAHREELKLLVGTSREFQGDERDIMILTTTASHSFTAEGKIRAPRSVMGEDMSRIYNVASSRAREKAILLHSIHPEALAKMKPECFRKRIIDYFSIQMMENEKEEKVYQASDMHASLGEMGRMVFEKLAEEGFGEHLVPQYKLGPYEVDLALIKDGKKKAIFLDLMKGSADNLDKQLVLERAGWDCYRLQPLEWVLSEEGAMEKLSQWVKS
- a CDS encoding aromatic ring-hydroxylating dioxygenase subunit alpha codes for the protein MNQFDLSVEADISQAFTLSSDFYTQAKIYEKSKEKIFTRNWQCIGRKSEMPAAGTVRPLNFLENCLDEPLMLSRDQEGELRCLSNVCTHRGFVLVDEEKPCSEIRCRYHARRFGLDGKFKTMPQFKEAKNFPAKSDDLPQLDLKFLGELVFTAIDPAISFESWLKPMLDRVGFMPFDEFVYYPEYSQTYEVNAHWALYCDNFLEGFHIPFVHPGLNEIVSFPDYEYEIFDHGSLQVGVAKGEDRAFDLPAGHPDSGRQIAAYWFWFFPNIMFNVYPWGLSLNLINPKGLNKTEIRFETYLWKAELFNAENQDLLHLTEMEDEAVVESVQMGVKSRLYNKGRFSPKQEVAVHHFHRLVSEAMKA